The window TCTTTTTTCGTGAGAATATTGCATTTAAAGTATTCCTAAAATCGTAAAGTGTAATGAGTGTTACAAAAGAGAATGGTACCAAAGATCAGCTTAGGCACCGATCTTTGGTGGAAGAGAAGGAGTCTTTACATGTAAAGATTAATGCTTTTTAAATCCTAAGTCGATGAGGTATAAAAGAGGGCCTGTCATAAACGTGGTCACCAGTGCCATAATGACGAACATGGTAAATAAGATAGGTGATAAAATCCCCAGTTCATAACCGATATTTAAAACAACCAATTCCATCAAACCTCTGGTGTTCATAAGGGCACCAATGGCGAGTGAATCTTTCCATGAAATCCCCATAAAACGACTGGCAACGGCACTGCCGATAAACTTTCCGACAACGGCTACGACAATGATTGCTAGACATACGATCCAGTGTTGGGATTCAAGCAAATTGATCTGTGTACGAAGTCCTGTAAGGGCAAAGAAAAGTGGTAAGAGTACCAGTAAACTCACATATTCCAAACGAGGTGCAATGCGCTCTTTGATTTCACTCTCACTGGAAGAGGGCATCATAACACCTGCCATAAAGGCGCCAAAAAGGGCATGGATACCCAGTAATTCTGTGACCAATGAACTTGCAAGAAGTACCACTAAAACAATGGTAGTAATTTTCATATCCAGTGTTTCATGCATTTGTGTGCCAAGGCTTCGTAAAAAAGGTTTGATGACAAACAGCATCACCGTAATGTAGATGACAATAGGGATGAGCATCAGCACAGACATCAAAAGATTGGTTGAAGTCGAAACGGAAATAACAATCGCTAAGATGTACCATGCTGTTGCATCATCCGCAGCAGCACACGTGAGCGCCATCGCACCATACGAAGTTTTAGTGAGGTTACGATCTTTTAGGATACGTGCAAGCACAGGAAAGGCGGTAATGCTCATCGCAATACCAATAAAGAGTGCAAACGCTGTAAAGGTCACCGTTTCAGAAGAAAAAGATGGGTAGATGACATAGGCAAGAATCGTACCCAAAAAGAAG is drawn from Sulfurospirillum arsenophilum NBRC 109478 and contains these coding sequences:
- a CDS encoding cation:proton antiporter; this encodes MDRSTKIYLLSLLLFGGGIFLVIDYGNSLYVGTQFISKSVSVGSFWDNLRTTFTTQLSHPLALLLVQIIVIMAAARTFGIFISKFSQPPVIGEIFAGVLLGPSLLGLVFPEFSALLFPKSSFQNLHFLSQIGLLLFMFVVGMELDFDKLKQQSKASVVISHISIIFPFFLGTILAYVIYPSFSSETVTFTAFALFIGIAMSITAFPVLARILKDRNLTKTSYGAMALTCAAADDATAWYILAIVISVSTSTNLLMSVLMLIPIVIYITVMLFVIKPFLRSLGTQMHETLDMKITTIVLVVLLASSLVTELLGIHALFGAFMAGVMMPSSSESEIKERIAPRLEYVSLLVLLPLFFALTGLRTQINLLESQHWIVCLAIIVVAVVGKFIGSAVASRFMGISWKDSLAIGALMNTRGLMELVVLNIGYELGILSPILFTMFVIMALVTTFMTGPLLYLIDLGFKKH